Proteins from a single region of Candidatus Rubrimentiphilum sp.:
- a CDS encoding HEAT repeat domain-containing protein codes for MIRTLVAAALLAGLALPASAKTVDVSAYAATLQHSSNSQQLIDACRNLTSALYVTVPIGTSGQSSPNGDAALAAMTKFVQSGHNTQARVRCARYLGNISLVGMEPPNLKTYSPYADQAIAVLFALFKDRDPLIRAGAANALWGIRSPAVGQALLHLANTDPSPIVVGAAFQTMFWAMKADIAANHDAQAYDDSIARGLRSIDSDVVVGALSAYGALHGFQANSVLRTYAASDKRPAVREGAIAAFESMMEWNKSITDFLESRLSDPDINVRDRVMLELMRFGDYHALPAIQRLAKTAPTAQERASAAAYAKAMMAYEIRNRPH; via the coding sequence ATGATTCGAACCCTGGTCGCGGCGGCGCTTCTTGCCGGACTTGCTCTTCCGGCGTCCGCGAAGACTGTGGATGTCTCAGCTTATGCGGCAACTCTCCAGCATTCGTCGAACTCACAGCAATTGATCGACGCGTGCAGAAACTTGACGTCAGCGCTATACGTCACGGTGCCGATCGGTACGTCCGGCCAATCGTCACCGAACGGTGATGCGGCGCTTGCTGCGATGACCAAGTTCGTCCAATCGGGGCACAATACGCAAGCCCGCGTTCGCTGCGCGCGTTACTTGGGCAACATTTCCCTAGTCGGCATGGAGCCGCCAAATTTAAAAACGTATAGCCCTTATGCCGACCAGGCAATTGCAGTGCTTTTCGCGCTATTCAAGGATCGGGATCCGTTGATCCGTGCTGGGGCGGCCAACGCTCTTTGGGGGATAAGGTCGCCCGCGGTCGGGCAGGCCCTACTGCACCTGGCGAATACCGATCCATCTCCGATTGTTGTGGGAGCGGCATTTCAAACTATGTTCTGGGCCATGAAAGCAGATATCGCTGCTAATCATGACGCACAGGCGTACGATGATTCCATTGCGCGGGGCCTGCGTTCGATTGATTCGGATGTTGTCGTGGGCGCGCTCTCGGCCTACGGCGCTCTCCACGGATTCCAAGCCAATTCGGTGCTTCGCACGTACGCGGCATCAGACAAACGGCCGGCGGTCCGCGAGGGGGCCATCGCGGCGTTCGAGTCAATGATGGAGTGGAACAAGAGTATAACGGACTTTCTTGAGTCGAGGCTCAGCGATCCCGACATAAATGTTCGCGACAGGGTGATGCTGGAATTGATGCGCTTCGGCGACTACCACGCTTTGCCGGCAATCCAAAGACTGGCAAAAACTGCGCCCACCGCACAAGAACGCGCCTCAGCCGCTGCCTATGCAAAGGCG